One window from the genome of Cyanobacteria bacterium GSL.Bin1 encodes:
- a CDS encoding helix-turn-helix domain-containing protein yields MTVKLKLREIREYRGLSQIELAEMMGIKPQTLSRLEVKAAKGELRNVSLDTLDRLCEALGVLPYELLEYRPNFRKQIKQIS; encoded by the coding sequence ATGACTGTGAAACTGAAGCTTAGAGAAATTAGGGAATACAGAGGTCTTTCCCAAATAGAACTCGCAGAGATGATGGGAATCAAACCTCAGACTTTGAGTCGCCTTGAAGTAAAAGCGGCTAAAGGTGAATTGAGAAACGTAAGCCTGGATACACTTGACCGATTGTGTGAAGCTTTAGGCGTTTTGCCATATGAGCTTTTGGAGTATCGTCCTAACTTTAGAAAGCAAATTAAGCAAATTAGTTGA